The Dyadobacter sandarakinus DNA window CCTCTTCCACCGGTTTCATCACCTTTTCAGGTACAGCGGACTTGGCTTTTACCGAGTCTTTCACAACAGTAGTTGTAGTGACCTTGGCGGGTGCAGCCGGAGCGACCGGGGCAGTTGCCTTTTCAGCACCTTTTTCGCTGACAATAAGCTCCTGGCCTTCTTTGATATTGTCATCGGCAAGATTATTCCACTTGCGCAGATCTGCCATTAAAACACCATATTTTACAGCAACCCTGTAAAGTGTCTGGCCGGGTTCCACGCGGTGCAAGCCATTGGCAGGCGCCGGTGTGGATGAGGCTGCCGCGGGTGCGCTTGTTACCGCAGCCGGACTATTGGTTGTACTGGCTACGGTATTGGTTTCCTTTACCTCCGTTTTAGCAGCTTTTGCTTCTTCCTTTTTAGCGTCTCTTTTTCCACCTTTTGGCGTGTAAGGTACCCGGATGGTCTGCCCGGACTGGATCTGATCACTGATACCGGGATTAGCGTCACGGAGCGACTGAATAGTGATCCCGTACTGACGCACAACCGCAAACATGGTTTGTCCCGGATTTACTTTATGCAGGATAAAAACCCTGTCTCCGACTTTCTCAACGCCTACTGAGTCGGCAACATTTCCAATGGCCCGGGCACTTGCCGCACCTATACAAAGACCTGCCGCAATTGTCAGGCAAAAAAAGTATTTCATTTATTCGGGAAGAGTTAAACTCGAAAACTCATTATTATTTTTAAGATAAACCAGCGTTGAGCCGCGCAGCATCATGGTAGAACGTCCTATACCCTGGCGTTCCTCGGAAAGCCTTTCGTGAAGTACCAGTTCCTGCTTTTTATTTACAATCAGCAAGTACTGAACTGATTTTTCCTGCTCGTAAATATAGTAAGAAAAGACAATATAGGGTCGCTTCTCCAGATAATCGACGGCATCGGCCTTGTGCCCTGTGACCTTCTCGATAAAGGCAGCCAGCCTGTCGAAATAGGCATTTCTCACCTTGTAACGAACCGGTTCCTTTAAAATTACCTCTGCATCTTCAAGCTGGGCGCCTGCTTCCCATGGAGTAGTTGCACCGGTATCCGGGTCACATGCCAGCTTACGGAAAGTTTCGCCTGATTTCACAGCAACTTCCAGCAGACCCGCGCCATGCACACTTACAAGTATATGTCTGGGCAACACCCACAATTCGGAAGCATCAATGCCCGAAATACACAGGAGGTCGGAAGGCTCCGGCACTTCGGGTACGCGGTACTGGTGAATGTAAATCCGGTTGTAGGCGAATGCGGTGAGTGAGCTCCACCAGTCGGCTCCTTCCAGGTGCTTTTCCCAAAGCAGCCTTTGCTGATCCAGATCGAGGATCGCAAATGAAACCGACTTTGCCCCGATATGCCTGAGCTCTATGGCCCACCGGTTGCCGGCAGGGTCCGGGTCAGGGATCATGCGCCAGATGTTACCGGAAAACTGATGTGTGAAAGGATTTTGCAAT harbors:
- a CDS encoding LysM peptidoglycan-binding domain-containing protein; the protein is MKYFFCLTIAAGLCIGAASARAIGNVADSVGVEKVGDRVFILHKVNPGQTMFAVVRQYGITIQSLRDANPGISDQIQSGQTIRVPYTPKGGKRDAKKEEAKAAKTEVKETNTVASTTNSPAAVTSAPAAASSTPAPANGLHRVEPGQTLYRVAVKYGVLMADLRKWNNLADDNIKEGQELIVSEKGAEKATAPVAPAAPAKVTTTTVVKDSVKAKSAVPEKVMKPVEEVVAPPKVVKTKKKSESGLAEVIETDESTSKFLGLHRTAPVGSLVEVLNEYNQEKIIVRIIGRIPDTSVNDDIVIKLSSRAFEKVSPNSKRFRAVVSYLE
- a CDS encoding DUF4905 domain-containing protein, with the protein product MIPDPDPAGNRWAIELRHIGAKSVSFAILDLDQQRLLWEKHLEGADWWSSLTAFAYNRIYIHQYRVPEVPEPSDLLCISGIDASELWVLPRHILVSVHGAGLLEVAVKSGETFRKLACDPDTGATTPWEAGAQLEDAEVILKEPVRYKVRNAYFDRLAAFIEKVTGHKADAVDYLEKRPYIVFSYYIYEQEKSVQYLLIVNKKQELVLHERLSEERQGIGRSTMMLRGSTLVYLKNNNEFSSLTLPE